In Arthrobacter sp. B3I9, the following are encoded in one genomic region:
- a CDS encoding tRNA pseudouridine(38-40) synthase TruA, with protein sequence MNDQKPVVPVEGGGGFLRVRLDLAYDGGPFSGWAVQPGMRTVQGILEQALELLIRRPIRVTVAGRTDAGVHARGQVVHLDLTEAEWLGLNRGVELDPAAALIRRLRGALSRGLGDLTGAIAVHRASVAPEGFDARFSALWRRYSYRIADGPGLWDPLGRTSTLWHKERLDVGLLNEGAARLLGLQDFRSYCKPREGATTIRELQRFEFARGADGVIVATVQADAFCHNMVRSLVGSALYVGAGAEEPAWLYERLLARSRDARSVLAAPHPLVLEEVAYPSDAGLLARAELTRALRR encoded by the coding sequence ATGAACGACCAGAAACCCGTTGTCCCCGTTGAAGGGGGCGGCGGGTTTCTGCGTGTCCGGCTGGATCTTGCGTACGACGGCGGGCCATTCAGCGGATGGGCTGTCCAGCCCGGCATGCGTACCGTCCAGGGGATCCTTGAGCAGGCGCTGGAGCTGCTGATCCGGCGCCCTATCCGTGTCACCGTCGCCGGACGCACCGACGCCGGCGTGCACGCCCGGGGACAAGTCGTGCACCTGGATCTCACCGAGGCGGAATGGCTGGGGCTGAACCGGGGCGTGGAACTCGACCCCGCGGCGGCCCTGATACGCCGGCTCCGCGGTGCCCTGAGCAGGGGGCTCGGGGACCTCACCGGGGCGATCGCGGTGCACCGGGCCAGCGTGGCTCCGGAAGGCTTCGATGCCCGGTTTTCCGCACTGTGGCGCCGCTACAGCTACCGCATCGCGGACGGCCCGGGGCTGTGGGATCCTCTTGGCCGCACGTCAACGCTTTGGCACAAGGAACGCCTGGACGTCGGACTGCTCAACGAGGGTGCCGCCCGGCTGCTCGGGTTGCAGGACTTCCGGTCCTACTGCAAGCCGAGGGAGGGTGCCACCACGATCCGCGAACTGCAGCGCTTCGAGTTTGCCCGCGGCGCCGACGGCGTCATTGTTGCCACCGTCCAGGCGGACGCGTTCTGCCACAACATGGTGCGCTCCCTCGTAGGGTCGGCGTTGTATGTCGGAGCAGGCGCCGAGGAACCCGCATGGCTGTACGAACGCCTGCTCGCCCGTTCCCGGGACGCCCGGTCGGTCCTGGCCGCTCCGCACCCGCTGGTACTGGAAGAAGTCGCCTACCCTTCCGACGCCGGACTCCTGGCCCGGGCGGAACTGACGCGGGCGTTGCGAAGGTAG
- a CDS encoding ATP-binding protein: MGEQLLVRDTDRFYRRLKPRGQVALCQLPVTVLLAALALAAPAVWPVLVASGAFIASIVLMAGLFVACFLVPWERLPAHAYLVIPILDFVVIGLARNGAVPAVAGLGILVIFPVIWLSASDAYARTTFLLSFFCSFLVTLPSLLQKFPNISPSDITSAILLPLMMLAISLAIRFASANVRVQRRRLEEKDAELRALLVESRERERLVKTVLDTIDVGIVAVDAEGRAILVNGQQAIFQHTASPAGSNSAAEESQQLIFGQDRVTPLPEDKRPVHRAVSGETFADYLVWIGEGEDQRAMSTAARVIKGDDGRFSGAVIVHNDVTGLVEALAAKEDLISNVSHEFRSPLMSVLGNVDLVLGELEGYSPIAVRRLEVVQRNAERLLSLVSDLLVSASAVPTVHPRRTDLAGLVETSIGSAQAQADATGVSLRTDVPAPLWAHADPLRIGQALDNLVSNAIKYSSEGGSVTVSARSDGTSVQLNVQDTGMGFSEEEASRIFTRFFRTRAAREAGIPGVGLGLSITQAIVERHGGDISCSSTAGAGTTFTMTLPAEEDPDSAQRELDRLVAH; this comes from the coding sequence TTGGGTGAGCAGCTGCTGGTCCGCGACACGGACCGCTTTTACCGGCGCCTGAAACCCCGTGGCCAAGTGGCTCTCTGCCAGCTTCCGGTGACGGTCCTCCTGGCGGCCCTTGCCTTGGCGGCGCCTGCGGTATGGCCTGTGCTGGTCGCAAGCGGGGCGTTCATCGCGTCGATTGTCCTCATGGCTGGCCTCTTCGTTGCGTGTTTCCTGGTTCCCTGGGAGCGGTTGCCGGCGCACGCCTACCTTGTGATTCCGATTCTCGATTTCGTGGTCATTGGCCTCGCCCGCAACGGGGCAGTTCCGGCAGTGGCAGGGCTCGGAATTTTGGTCATATTTCCAGTGATCTGGTTGTCAGCATCCGACGCTTACGCCCGCACCACCTTCTTGCTGAGCTTCTTTTGCAGTTTTTTGGTGACGTTGCCGTCCCTGCTGCAAAAGTTTCCCAACATTTCACCTTCGGACATCACCAGTGCAATTCTGCTGCCGCTAATGATGCTCGCCATCTCTCTGGCCATCCGCTTCGCCAGCGCCAACGTCCGGGTCCAACGCCGGCGGCTGGAGGAAAAGGATGCGGAGCTGCGTGCACTGCTGGTTGAAAGCAGGGAGCGCGAACGCCTGGTCAAGACCGTTCTGGACACGATCGACGTCGGGATTGTCGCCGTCGACGCTGAGGGCCGGGCCATCCTCGTTAACGGGCAGCAGGCCATATTCCAGCACACCGCCTCTCCTGCCGGCTCGAATTCGGCGGCCGAAGAGTCGCAGCAGCTGATATTCGGCCAGGACCGGGTGACGCCCCTTCCCGAGGACAAGCGTCCGGTCCACCGGGCGGTGTCGGGAGAAACCTTCGCGGACTATCTCGTGTGGATCGGCGAGGGCGAGGACCAGCGGGCCATGTCAACAGCGGCACGGGTCATCAAGGGCGACGACGGCCGATTCAGCGGCGCCGTGATCGTCCACAATGATGTCACCGGCCTTGTAGAGGCCCTGGCCGCCAAAGAGGACCTCATCTCCAACGTCTCCCACGAATTCCGGAGTCCCCTGATGTCAGTGCTCGGGAACGTGGATTTGGTGCTCGGCGAGCTGGAAGGCTACTCACCCATAGCCGTCCGGCGGCTTGAGGTAGTCCAGCGCAACGCCGAAAGACTCTTGTCGCTTGTCTCGGACCTGCTTGTGTCCGCATCAGCTGTGCCCACCGTCCACCCACGACGGACTGACCTCGCCGGGCTGGTTGAGACGAGCATCGGGTCTGCTCAGGCGCAGGCAGATGCCACCGGGGTGTCCCTCAGGACGGACGTTCCGGCGCCCCTCTGGGCACACGCGGATCCGCTCCGCATCGGTCAGGCCCTCGACAACCTCGTGTCGAACGCCATCAAGTATTCGTCCGAGGGCGGCTCCGTGACCGTCAGCGCCCGGAGCGACGGAACTTCGGTCCAGCTCAACGTGCAGGACACCGGGATGGGCTTCAGCGAAGAGGAAGCGTCGCGGATCTTCACGCGGTTCTTCCGGACGCGAGCTGCCCGGGAGGCGGGCATACCGGGCGTTGGCCTGGGCCTGTCCATCACGCAGGCCATAGTCGAGAGGCACGGCGGGGACATCTCGTGCTCAAGCACCGCCGGTGCCGGAACGACCTTCACCATGACATTGCCGGCCGAGGAGGACCCTGACTCCGCCCAGCGGGAGCTGGACCGCCTCGTGGCGCACTAA